The Plasmodium vinckei vinckei genome assembly, chromosome: PVVCY_14 genome window below encodes:
- a CDS encoding protein ISD11, putative codes for MKMNQIKKIKLLYRQILNEASKFENISYNVYFTNKAKESFREFFSNTNYDSEQLKVFENENNDYLNMLKRQTVIHNLYHVDKPLVSK; via the exons atgaaaatgaaccaaataaaaaaaataaagctTTTGTATCGTCAAATATTGAACGAAGCATCCAAATTTGAAAACATAAGTTATAACGTTTACTTTACTAATAAG GCTAAGGAAAGCTTCAGAGAATTTTTTAGTAATACAAATTATGATAGTGAACAATTAAAAgtttttgaaaatgaaaataatgattatCTCAACATGCTAAAGAGACAGACAGTAATACACAACTTATATCACGTTGATAAGCCATTGGtgtcaaaataa
- a CDS encoding mitochondrial ribosomal protein S15 precursor, putative, translated as MNFVRKTFGRTNFSHFKNNEIGFLKNAKRYESRVKVHRYTGITAIKTHAQKTEWYLKAERDFLAERNQIPNGYIGLWQYDDIKHLKENIINMLHLNCANNKQIHKFKKLSIRRLLQRRPFDTGSAPVQIGCLTEKILNLRAHIIQRCKDHPKKKTMSILLARRQKLMKYLYKTDFELYKHTCNLLKIKCILFAIPDSRDRSKAINAAAVDGDRCKFLIRQKLWKGKYRPRPLKNSKGQTVRYTRHPIEQPPSDYALPKEYKPQISNSWPYGVKENYQKGAYTIYNPTAPGLGYCPVPMLF; from the coding sequence ATGAATTTTGTTCGTAAAACATTCGGTAGAACTAatttttcacattttaaaaacaatgaaataggatttttgaaaaatgcCAAAAGGTATGAGTCGAGAGTGAAAGTTCATAGATATACTGGTATAACAGCAATAAAAACCCATGCTCAAAAAACAGAATGGTATTTAAAAGCAGAAAGAGATTTTTTAGCTGAACGAAATCAAATACCAAATGGTTATATTGGATTATGGCAAtatgatgatataaaacatttgaaggagaatataataaatatgctaCATTTAAATTGTGCTAACAATAAGcaaatacataaatttaaaaagttaagTATAAGAAGATTATTGCAAAGAAGGCCATTTGATACAGGTAGCGCACCAGTTCAAATTGGATGTTTAActgaaaaaattttaaatttaagaGCACATATAATACAACGATGTAAAGATcatccaaaaaaaaaaaccatGTCTATATTATTAGCTAGACgacaaaaattaatgaaatatttatataaaactgattttgaattatataaacatacttgtaatttattaaaaatcaaatgtattttatttgcaaTTCCTGATTCCAGAGACCGATCAAAAGCAATTAATGCTGCTGCTGTTGATGGTGATAGGTGTAAATTTTTGATCAGACAAAAATTATGGAAAGGAAAATATAGGCCTAGGCCATTAAAAAACTCGAAAGGCCAAACAGTCAGATATACAAGGCATCCAATAGAACAGCCACCTTCTGATTATGCATTAccaaaagaatataaaccACAAATTTCTAATTCATGGCCATATGGagtaaaagaaaattatcaaaaagGGGCTTATACTATTTATAACCCAACTGCTCCTGGATTGGGATATTGTCCTGTTCCTatgcttttttaa